A stretch of the Flavobacterium aquiphilum genome encodes the following:
- a CDS encoding DUF4957 domain-containing protein — MKKTNIIKGLLAILLMALAFTSCEDYNVPLLEDIGASRVFSPIGLTAKVTNQTTVTLSWTPVANTDHYVVDFSADDPNFTTIYKTINVTDKELPVSVALEGLTNYSIRVKAVSSTGLDDSKYSTITAQTLSEQLFLATVDGDIQATKAVLRWVPNSNVTNITLTPGNINHVITAAEKTSGIATVTGLTGETTYNASLMNGTKLRGTKTFKTAVDIGDGILIHPTDDLNDKITNAASGAKLYLEPGDYTVYKGVVTLTKPISIYGLRSYDKPKVHLNFNLAAGATDLKLQDLDIKGDGVALASSDVIKIDATASSGGNYGDILITGCNIHDCNRLIYGNFASKVNSFKIDNSILTNFSTSSADFIDFRLAYVATISLTNSTFNNCVTARDFIRVDAAAGYSGTGLTTNVLVDKCTISNKGMTVATNRMLYLRFLNNVSIVRNTLFADNSLAIYSNQTNTAAPTFLNNNYFNSANLWTVNGTIKVDGSTTLTKLDPQFVDAVNGNFKVQNQTLIDNKVGDPRWLP; from the coding sequence ATGAAAAAAACTAATATAATAAAGGGATTATTAGCCATTTTGCTAATGGCTTTAGCTTTTACTTCTTGCGAAGATTATAATGTACCATTGCTAGAGGATATTGGTGCTAGTCGTGTGTTTTCTCCTATAGGACTTACGGCAAAAGTGACTAATCAAACTACCGTAACACTGAGTTGGACTCCTGTTGCAAATACAGATCATTATGTAGTTGATTTTAGTGCTGATGATCCAAATTTTACAACTATTTACAAAACGATTAATGTTACGGACAAAGAACTTCCTGTTTCGGTAGCTTTAGAAGGTTTGACTAACTATTCAATTCGTGTAAAAGCGGTTAGTTCTACGGGATTGGATGACTCTAAATATTCTACGATTACAGCCCAAACATTAAGTGAACAACTTTTCTTGGCGACTGTTGATGGAGATATTCAGGCGACTAAAGCTGTTTTGCGTTGGGTTCCAAATAGTAATGTAACCAACATTACTTTGACTCCGGGAAATATTAATCACGTTATCACAGCTGCAGAAAAAACTAGTGGAATAGCGACAGTAACGGGATTAACTGGCGAAACAACTTATAATGCAAGTTTAATGAACGGTACTAAGCTAAGAGGAACAAAAACTTTTAAAACTGCTGTAGATATTGGAGATGGTATTTTAATTCACCCAACTGATGATTTAAATGATAAAATCACAAATGCTGCTTCGGGTGCCAAATTATATTTAGAGCCTGGTGATTATACAGTGTATAAAGGAGTGGTAACTTTAACCAAACCGATCTCTATTTATGGTCTTCGTAGTTATGATAAACCAAAAGTGCATCTAAATTTCAATCTTGCCGCTGGTGCAACCGATTTGAAATTACAGGATTTAGATATAAAAGGAGATGGTGTTGCGCTTGCATCGTCTGATGTTATTAAGATTGACGCAACGGCAAGTTCAGGCGGAAATTATGGTGACATTCTTATTACCGGTTGTAATATTCATGATTGTAATCGCTTGATTTATGGAAATTTTGCTTCTAAAGTAAATTCATTCAAAATTGATAACAGCATTTTAACCAATTTCTCAACAAGCAGCGCTGATTTTATCGATTTCAGACTTGCTTATGTTGCTACTATTTCACTTACGAACTCAACGTTTAATAATTGTGTAACTGCTCGTGATTTTATTCGTGTGGATGCTGCTGCCGGTTATTCAGGTACAGGATTGACTACAAATGTGTTAGTTGATAAATGTACTATTTCTAATAAAGGAATGACTGTTGCTACAAACAGAATGTTGTATTTGCGTTTTCTAAATAATGTATCAATAGTTCGAAATACATTATTTGCGGATAATTCATTAGCAATCTATAGCAACCAAACAAATACTGCAGCTCCAACATTTTTGAATAATAATTATTTTAATTCAGCTAACTTATGGACGGTGAATGGGACTATAAAAGTTGATGGTTCGACTACATTAACCAAATTAGATCCTCAATTTGTTGATGCTGTAAATGGTAATTTTAAAGTGCAAAATCAAACATTAATTGACAACAAAGTAGGTGATCCACGTTGGTTGCCATAA
- a CDS encoding RagB/SusD family nutrient uptake outer membrane protein has product MKKIIIIAGIVFSGLITSCNDVADEFLTTETKSTVDESILFSTPDLAKGAVDGIKVPFAETNSYRGRFLGYYGMNSDIEWFNASSTVDNKSDLCTYDAKANNTEMNTTNNVWAMSYSGIERANICIRGLRKYGNPVAGSELGQLLGEALALRAIYYADLLRAWGDVPARFEPINSETIYLPKTNRDVIYKQLIADLGEAENLVAWPNASTYTSSVERVNKAFVKAFRARLALVASGYQQYPDGIHRSNDPDLAKDKMYALALSECRDVINSGTVHLESSFENLWRKYNQEDLTANAEPLWELPFADGRGRMLFTFAVKHTSASDQYQANGANRGGVGGPLPHIFYDYDQADTRRDVTCVPYKYGTAVAGKAKQELGAFNTWYFGKYRYEWMKRYVTSTNDDGVNKIYMRYAEVLLMAAETANEIEGPTAAAPYLKEIRKRAFPSTAWAQKVDAYVNALTTKDAMFNALVDENKFEFTGEMDRKMALIRWNLLKVKLDEAKVKMTNLAARTGEYATVPSTLYFKYKADNETLEIYGLNRGENVVQDPAVYTSFAWSALDATKINSLYRVGVNPDARQFWPIWQVFIEGSNGKLVNDYGY; this is encoded by the coding sequence ATGAAAAAAATAATTATAATAGCAGGAATAGTTTTTTCAGGACTTATTACTTCTTGTAATGATGTTGCTGATGAATTTCTGACAACAGAAACAAAATCGACCGTAGACGAATCCATTCTTTTCTCAACACCGGATTTGGCTAAAGGTGCGGTTGATGGGATTAAAGTGCCATTTGCTGAAACCAACTCTTACAGAGGTCGTTTTTTAGGTTACTATGGTATGAATTCAGATATTGAATGGTTCAATGCTTCGTCAACCGTTGATAACAAATCGGATCTATGTACATATGATGCGAAAGCGAATAATACAGAGATGAACACAACCAACAATGTTTGGGCGATGTCATATTCAGGTATTGAGCGTGCTAATATTTGTATTAGAGGACTGCGTAAATATGGAAATCCTGTAGCAGGATCAGAGTTAGGACAACTTTTGGGGGAAGCACTTGCTTTGCGTGCCATTTATTATGCTGATTTATTGAGAGCTTGGGGTGATGTACCAGCTCGTTTTGAGCCAATTAATTCGGAGACTATTTATTTACCTAAAACTAACAGAGATGTTATTTACAAACAATTAATCGCTGATTTAGGTGAAGCTGAGAATTTAGTTGCTTGGCCTAATGCGAGTACATATACATCAAGTGTAGAAAGAGTAAACAAAGCTTTTGTTAAAGCATTCCGTGCTCGTTTGGCTTTGGTTGCCAGCGGTTATCAACAATACCCTGATGGTATTCACAGAAGTAATGATCCGGATCTTGCAAAAGATAAAATGTATGCTTTGGCATTAAGCGAATGTAGAGATGTAATCAATAGTGGGACTGTTCACTTGGAGTCTTCATTTGAAAATTTATGGAGAAAATACAACCAAGAAGATTTAACTGCTAATGCTGAACCATTATGGGAACTTCCTTTTGCTGATGGTCGCGGTAGAATGTTGTTTACGTTTGCTGTAAAGCACACTTCAGCATCAGATCAATATCAGGCTAATGGAGCTAATAGAGGTGGAGTAGGTGGTCCATTACCTCACATTTTTTATGATTATGATCAGGCAGATACTCGTAGAGATGTAACTTGTGTTCCTTACAAATATGGAACTGCTGTAGCTGGTAAAGCGAAACAAGAATTGGGAGCATTTAATACTTGGTATTTTGGTAAATATCGTTACGAATGGATGAAACGTTATGTTACATCTACGAATGATGATGGAGTGAACAAAATATATATGCGTTATGCTGAAGTATTGCTTATGGCAGCTGAAACTGCAAACGAAATTGAAGGGCCAACTGCTGCTGCTCCTTATTTGAAAGAAATTCGTAAAAGAGCTTTCCCATCTACTGCTTGGGCTCAAAAAGTTGACGCATACGTAAATGCTTTGACTACGAAAGATGCTATGTTCAATGCTCTTGTAGATGAAAATAAATTTGAATTTACTGGAGAAATGGATCGTAAGATGGCACTTATCCGTTGGAATTTATTAAAAGTTAAATTGGATGAAGCCAAAGTTAAAATGACTAATCTGGCTGCACGTACTGGTGAATATGCAACTGTTCCTAGTACTTTGTATTTCAAATACAAAGCTGATAACGAAACATTGGAAATTTATGGACTTAATCGAGGTGAAAACGTTGTTCAAGATCCGGCTGTTTATACTTCGTTTGCTTGGTCTGCTTTAGATGCTACTAAGATCAATTCGCTTTATAGAGTGGGAGTAAACCCTGATGCAAGACAATTCTGGCCTATCTGGCAGGTGTTTATTGAAGGAAGCAACGGGAAATTGGTTAATGATTACGGGTATTAA